A portion of the Salmo trutta chromosome 1, fSalTru1.1, whole genome shotgun sequence genome contains these proteins:
- the LOC115195922 gene encoding synaptotagmin-like protein 3, which yields MDLSLLKALEREKVLEVLQRDKLLRSTEEDRIRRLKMELQDIRRKGAKSFARQYSERTCARCQRPLGKFWNSGAVCRGCSHRICNKCRVGVSVLDWKCTVCHAYREVKFRSGEWFVEERAKKFPPDADMHETIGEKLLKSYQRLSHIAVVPPTPPPYCDGLSFSRSGGLKNSLKKPFTKSMEDLMVSLTSHMRRFSRSQEDVRVEQDLLTVYNSQGQRAGQKSLSDTNINKSTNLTKGPSLPNLFRKSRNDDQSGSSSGADEDISLGSEYLGGKRGSSASSTGTDCDLLEISSVMGELEFAIAFNDITSCLEITINGCRNLAYGDVKRKKCHPYVKVYLLPEKSQSTKLKTTVKRNTTDPIYNEVLQCQMERPLLSRSTLQVSVWHSGTLKKVFLGEVLVPLEGWMFEESTTQGSSWYPLCPKPESPERSRVEQDTAGELLVRVKFSSMSQPSWVCHTDEVHIGPHDIGQLTVLVTGVKNLPTKANTCQNTYVKGCLTLPGSRELVQKTPVLKKKPSPEWSHQLLFSRVTSYDLQICTLELDLWNHIPFTFSDRLLGWVRMEAGSSWQPVLQMPNMWHDFSLPMQANVNSRRT from the exons ATGGATCTGAGTCTGCTCAAGGCTCTGGAACGAGAGAAGGTTCTAGAGGTTCTTCAGAGGGACAAACTTCTGCGCAGCACGGAGGAGGACAGGATCAG GAGGCTGAAGATGGAACTACAGGACATCCGGAGGAAAGGTGCAAAGAGTTTTGCCCGGCAATACAGCGAGAGGACGTGCGCTCGTTGTCAGAGGCCACTGGGCAAGTTCTGGAACTCGGGCGCTGTGTGCCGAGGCTGCAGTCACCGCATCTGCAACAAGTGCCGTGTAGGCGTGTCCGTGCTGGACTGGAAATGCACCGTCTGCCACGCCTACAG AGAGGTGAAGTTCCGGTCTGGGGAGTGGTTTGTGGAAGAGAGGGCCAAGAAATTTCCACCTGATGCAG ATATGCATGAGACTATTGGGGAGAAACTACTGAAGTCCTACCAGAGGTTGAG TCATATAGCAGTCGTGCCGCCAACCCCTCCACCCTATTGCGACGGTCTATCCTTTAGCAGATCAGGG GGACTGAAAAACTCCTTGAAAAAACCCTTCACCAAGTCTATGGAGGACCTGATGGTTTCCCTCACCAGCCACATGAGAA GGTTCTCCAGATCACAGGAGGATGTGCGAGTGGAACAGGATCTGCTTACAGTGTACAACAGCCAGGGACAGCGTGCTGGCCAGAAAAGCCTCTCTGACACGAACATCAACAAATCCACCAAT CTAACCAAAGGCCCCAGTCTTCCCAACCTGTTCAGGAAGAGCCGGAATGATGACCAAAGCGGTTCCTCATCGGGGGCTGATGAGGACATTTCCCTCGGCTCAGAGTACTTAGGGGGAAAGAGG GGTAGTAGTGCTAGTAGCACTGGTACAGACTGTGATCTCTTGGAGATCAGCAGTGTGATGGGAGAGCTAGAGTTCGCCATTGCCTTCAACGATATCACTTCCTGCCTGGAGATCACAATCAATGGCTGCAGAAACTTGGCCTACGGAGATGTCAAGAGGAAGAAGTGTCATCC GTATGTAAAGGTTTATCTACTGCCAGAGAAGTCTCAGAGCACCAAACTGAAGACGACTGTCAAGAGGAACACGACGGATCCCATTTATAATGAAGTTTTACAG TGCCAGATGGAGCGCCCCCTGTTGTCCAGGAGTACTCTGCAGGTGTCTGTGTGGCACTCTGGGACTCTGAAGAAGGTGTTTCTGGGAGAGGTTCTCGTCCCTCTGGAGGGGTGGATGTTTGAGGAAAGCACCACCCAGGGCTCCAGCTGGTACCCCCTGTGTCCCAAG cccGAGAGCCCAGAaaggagtagagtagagcaggatACAGCAGGAGAACTCCTGGTCAGAGTGAAGTTCAGCTCTATGTCCCAGCCATCCTGGGTTTGCCACACAGATG AGGTTCACATTGGACCACATGACATTGGCCAACTGACTGTTCTCGTCACTGGTGTCAAAAACCTACCCACTAAAGCAAACACCTGTCAGAACACCTATGTTAAAGG gtgCTTGACTCTCCCCGGGTCCAGGGAGCTGGTCCAGAAGACCCCTGTCCTGAAGAAGAAGCCCAGTCCAGAGTGGTCTCACCAGCTGCTCTTCAGCAGGGTCACATCTTACGACCTCCAGATCTGCACTCTGGAGCTGGACCTCTGGAACCATATCCCCTTCACCTTCTCAGACCGTCTCCTGGGCTGGGTTAGAATGGAAGCTG GGTCATCATGGCAACCGGTGCTGCAGATGCCCAACATGTGGCATGACTTCAGTTTACCCATGCAAGCCAATGTCAACAGCAGGAGAACATGA